One window of Nocardioides dongkuii genomic DNA carries:
- the atpA gene encoding F0F1 ATP synthase subunit alpha has translation MTELSIRPEEIRDALQKYVADYRPDVASKEEVGTVAEAGDGIARISGLPSAMANELLEFEDGTLGLALNLDTREIGAVVLGDFDKIEEGQTVRRTGEVLSVPVGDGYLGRVVDPLGNAIDGLGDLATNGRRALELQAPSVVQRKSVHEPMATGIKAIDALTPIGRGQRQLIIGDRATGKTTIAIDTIINQKQYWETGDPTKQVRCIYVAIGQKGSTIASVRGALEEAGALEYTTIVAAPASDSAGFKYLAPYTGSAIGQHWMYEGKHVLIVFDDLTKQAEAYRAVSLLLRRPPGREAYPGDVFYLHSRLLERCAKLSDELGAGSMTGLPMVETKANDVSAFIPTNVISITDGQIFLQSDLFAANQRPAIDVGVSVSRVGGAAMTKAMKAVTGSLKVDLAQFRAMEAFAMFASDLDAASRQQLDRGQRLMALLRQPAYSPYPVEEMTVSLWLGTSGRLDRVPVDDVLRFEAEFLDYLRRSHEGILSAIRESLKFEDDTATAVEDAYNSFLDQFETSEGGSIKVGHEAAAEALEDEDQETIVKQKRG, from the coding sequence ATGACGGAGCTCTCCATCCGTCCGGAGGAGATCCGCGACGCGCTGCAGAAGTACGTCGCCGACTACCGGCCCGACGTGGCCAGCAAGGAAGAGGTCGGCACGGTCGCGGAGGCCGGCGACGGCATCGCCCGCATCAGCGGCCTCCCCTCGGCGATGGCCAACGAGCTGCTGGAGTTCGAGGACGGCACGCTGGGCCTCGCCCTGAACCTCGACACCCGCGAGATCGGCGCTGTCGTCCTCGGTGACTTCGACAAGATCGAGGAGGGCCAGACGGTCCGCCGGACCGGCGAGGTGCTCTCCGTGCCCGTCGGCGACGGCTACCTCGGCCGGGTCGTGGACCCGCTCGGCAACGCGATCGACGGCCTCGGCGACCTCGCGACCAACGGCCGCCGCGCGCTCGAGCTCCAGGCGCCCTCGGTGGTGCAGCGCAAGTCGGTGCACGAGCCCATGGCGACCGGCATCAAGGCGATCGACGCCCTGACCCCGATCGGGCGCGGCCAGCGCCAGCTGATCATCGGTGACCGTGCGACCGGCAAGACCACGATCGCGATCGACACGATCATCAACCAGAAGCAGTACTGGGAGACCGGCGACCCGACCAAGCAGGTCCGCTGCATCTACGTCGCGATCGGCCAGAAGGGCTCGACCATCGCCTCCGTCCGGGGCGCGCTGGAAGAGGCCGGTGCCCTGGAGTACACGACCATCGTCGCGGCTCCCGCGTCGGACTCGGCGGGCTTCAAGTACCTCGCCCCCTACACCGGCTCGGCCATCGGCCAGCACTGGATGTACGAGGGCAAGCACGTCCTCATCGTCTTCGACGACCTGACCAAGCAGGCCGAGGCCTACCGCGCCGTGTCGCTGCTGCTGCGCCGCCCGCCGGGCCGTGAGGCCTACCCGGGTGACGTCTTCTACCTGCACAGCCGGCTGCTCGAGCGCTGCGCCAAGCTCTCCGACGAGCTCGGTGCCGGCTCGATGACCGGCCTGCCGATGGTCGAGACCAAGGCCAACGACGTCTCGGCGTTCATCCCGACCAACGTCATCTCGATCACCGACGGCCAGATCTTCCTGCAGTCGGACCTGTTCGCGGCCAACCAGCGCCCGGCGATCGACGTCGGTGTGTCGGTGTCCCGCGTGGGTGGTGCCGCGATGACCAAGGCGATGAAGGCCGTCACCGGCTCGCTCAAGGTCGACCTGGCGCAGTTCCGCGCCATGGAGGCGTTCGCGATGTTCGCCTCCGATCTCGACGCCGCCTCGCGCCAGCAGCTCGACCGCGGCCAGCGCCTGATGGCGCTGCTGCGGCAGCCCGCCTACTCGCCGTACCCGGTCGAGGAGATGACGGTCTCGCTGTGGCTGGGCACCTCCGGTCGTCTCGACCGGGTCCCGGTCGACGACGTGCTCCGCTTCGAGGCGGAGTTCCTCGACTACCTGCGCCGCTCGCACGAGGGCATCCTGTCCGCGATCCGCGAGTCGCTGAAGTTCGAGGACGACACCGCCACCGCGGTCGAGGACGCCTACAACTCCTTCCTCGACCAGTTCGAGACCTCCGAGGGCGGGTCGATCAAGGTCGGCCACGAGGCTGCCGCCGAGGCCCTCGAGGACGAGGACCAGGAGACGATCGTCAAGCAGAAGCGGGGCTGA
- a CDS encoding F0F1 ATP synthase subunit delta, which translates to MSLRGASADAFAALDAELETALGSASGASVSKVGDDLFAVSVTLRSEGALRRFASDGSIPTEAKTGLVREVFGGKIDEITLGLLSTAVSHKWTATRDLADTLEHLGVVAIVRSAGPDAGRLSDELFELAQLVKKHPELRDALSDPVRSLEDKAALVHGLLDGRALPATTTLAVKALSGTHRTVGVALEQFQRTAAEVHGQGVATVRAARELSGPERERLQQALTQQYGRRVHLNLVVDPSVLGGIRVEIGDDVIDGTVSSRLDDARRRLVG; encoded by the coding sequence ATGAGCCTGCGCGGTGCCTCGGCCGACGCCTTCGCGGCGCTCGACGCCGAGCTGGAGACGGCCCTCGGCTCGGCCAGCGGAGCGTCGGTGTCGAAGGTCGGCGACGACCTCTTCGCCGTCTCGGTGACGCTGCGCTCCGAGGGGGCACTGCGTCGGTTCGCCTCCGACGGCTCGATCCCGACCGAGGCCAAGACCGGCCTGGTCCGGGAGGTCTTCGGTGGCAAGATCGACGAGATCACGCTGGGCCTGCTGAGCACGGCCGTCTCCCACAAGTGGACGGCCACCCGCGACCTCGCCGACACCCTCGAGCACCTCGGTGTCGTCGCGATCGTCCGCTCCGCGGGTCCCGACGCGGGTCGGCTCAGCGACGAGCTCTTCGAGCTCGCCCAGCTGGTCAAGAAGCACCCGGAGCTGCGCGACGCGCTCTCCGACCCGGTGCGCTCGCTCGAGGACAAGGCGGCGCTGGTGCACGGGCTGCTCGACGGCCGGGCGCTCCCGGCCACGACCACCCTGGCCGTCAAGGCGCTCTCCGGCACCCACCGCACGGTGGGCGTCGCGCTCGAGCAGTTCCAGCGGACCGCCGCGGAGGTGCACGGCCAGGGCGTTGCCACGGTCCGTGCCGCCCGCGAGCTGTCCGGACCCGAGCGGGAGCGCCTCCAGCAGGCGCTGACGCAGCAGTACGGCCGTCGGGTCCACCTCAACCTCGTCGTCGACCCGAGCGTCCTCGGCGGCATCCGCGTCGAGATCGGTGACGACGTCATCGACGGGACGGTCTCCAGCCGGCTCGACGACGCGCGCCGCCGGCTCGTGGGCTGA
- a CDS encoding F0F1 ATP synthase subunit B, whose translation MRESIQAAEELNPLIPHVSEIILGAAVFLVLLAAIWKFVVPNFERGFAERTKAIEGGLSAAETKQAEADAKLAELEQRLADARHEAARIREEAREQGAAIVSEMREQAQTEAARIVDHGKAQIEAERQQAVTSLRAEVGTLATTLAGRIIGESLDDDARQSRVVERFLADLEAGTPGSGVN comes from the coding sequence ATGCGTGAATCGATCCAGGCGGCGGAGGAGCTGAATCCGCTCATCCCGCACGTCTCGGAGATCATCCTGGGGGCAGCCGTCTTCCTGGTGCTGCTCGCAGCGATCTGGAAGTTCGTCGTCCCCAACTTCGAGCGCGGGTTCGCAGAGCGGACCAAGGCGATCGAGGGCGGACTCTCCGCCGCCGAGACCAAGCAGGCCGAGGCCGACGCCAAGCTCGCCGAGCTCGAGCAGCGGCTTGCCGACGCTCGGCACGAGGCGGCTCGGATCCGCGAGGAGGCCCGCGAGCAAGGGGCCGCCATCGTGTCCGAGATGCGCGAGCAGGCCCAGACCGAGGCTGCCCGGATCGTCGACCACGGCAAGGCGCAGATCGAGGCGGAGCGCCAGCAGGCGGTCACCTCGCTCCGTGCCGAGGTCGGCACCCTGGCCACGACGCTGGCCGGCCGGATCATCGGCGAGAGCCTCGACGACGACGCGCGCCAGTCGCGGGTCGTGGAGCGGTTCCTCGCCGACCTCGAGGCCGGCACGCCCGGGAGCGGGGTCAACTGA
- a CDS encoding ATP synthase F0 subunit C, with translation MNGDINGSLNMLGYGIATIGPALAVGLIFAAYINGVARQPEAQSRLQSIAILGFALAEALAIIGIALAFVLS, from the coding sequence ATGAATGGTGACATCAACGGCTCGCTCAACATGCTCGGCTACGGCATCGCCACGATCGGCCCCGCGCTGGCCGTGGGCCTGATCTTCGCGGCCTACATCAACGGCGTCGCCCGTCAGCCCGAGGCCCAGTCGCGCCTGCAGTCGATCGCGATCCTCGGGTTCGCGCTCGCCGAGGCGCTCGCGATCATCGGCATCGCGCTCGCCTTCGTCCTTTCCTGA
- the atpB gene encoding F0F1 ATP synthase subunit A, which translates to MIAGNLAAALVPLAGGGGFTPPGPADFDLPPIFGGVTKPMVMVVLSAVLIFAVTYAMSRKAELVPGRLQYAGEWAYGGVRNGIARDIIGAEHYMKFVPYLFTLFAFVLVNNYFGLVPLIQFPTFSHSGYAYGLALLSWLLYNGVGIWKHGPLGYLKHTCVPAGVRGPVLLLIAPLEFLSNILVRPVTLALRLFANMFAGHLLLILFALGGEYLLFDAFSPINAVGGVLAWVMFFGVSVLELLVMFLQAYVFTLLTAMYVSGAVADEH; encoded by the coding sequence TTGATCGCTGGCAACCTCGCAGCCGCGCTCGTCCCGCTGGCCGGTGGCGGTGGCTTCACCCCGCCCGGCCCGGCGGACTTCGACCTGCCCCCGATCTTCGGCGGAGTCACCAAGCCGATGGTCATGGTGGTCCTCTCCGCGGTGCTGATCTTCGCGGTCACCTACGCCATGTCGCGCAAGGCCGAGCTCGTCCCCGGTCGCCTGCAGTACGCCGGGGAGTGGGCCTACGGCGGTGTCCGCAACGGCATCGCCCGCGACATCATCGGCGCCGAGCACTACATGAAGTTCGTGCCGTACCTGTTCACGCTCTTCGCCTTCGTGCTGGTGAACAACTACTTCGGCCTGGTGCCGCTGATCCAGTTCCCGACGTTCTCGCACTCCGGGTACGCCTACGGCCTGGCTCTGCTGAGCTGGCTGCTCTACAACGGCGTCGGCATCTGGAAGCACGGTCCGCTGGGCTACCTCAAGCACACCTGTGTGCCCGCCGGCGTCCGCGGCCCGGTGCTGCTGCTGATCGCACCCCTGGAGTTCCTCTCCAACATCCTGGTCCGCCCGGTCACGCTGGCCCTGCGTCTGTTCGCGAACATGTTCGCCGGCCACCTGCTGCTGATCCTGTTCGCGCTCGGTGGCGAGTACCTCCTCTTCGACGCGTTCTCACCCATCAACGCGGTCGGCGGCGTGCTCGCCTGGGTGATGTTCTTCGGTGTCTCGGTCCTGGAGCTGCTGGTCATGTTCCTCCAGGCCTACGTCTTCACCCTGCTGACCGCCATGTACGTCTCAGGTGCTGTCGCCGACGAGCACTGA
- a CDS encoding AtpZ/AtpI family protein: MSQQGRSDAPEDTPKDDPWQAFSQIVAGVLLYGGLGWLADRWLDTSYLVAVGIVIGAGLSLYMVLKRFGHHAPPTFPEK; this comes from the coding sequence ATGAGTCAGCAGGGGCGGTCGGATGCTCCCGAGGACACGCCCAAGGACGACCCTTGGCAGGCATTCAGCCAGATCGTCGCGGGCGTGCTCCTCTACGGCGGCCTCGGCTGGTTGGCGGATCGCTGGCTGGACACGTCGTACCTCGTGGCCGTCGGGATCGTCATCGGTGCCGGGCTGAGCCTCTACATGGTCCTGAAGCGGTTCGGCCACCACGCGCCGCCGACATTCCCCGAGAAGTGA
- a CDS encoding MraY family glycosyltransferase, giving the protein MREYVLVFLVAAVVTYLLTVIAREIALRTGAVARVRDRDVHDEPIPYLGGLAMLGGLVAAYLVARELPFLSLGGPLVFRDAGVVLIAGALICAVGVLDDLFELDALTKLGGQVLAAAFLIGFQIQYVFFPWTDGQQFSLDAAQGALLTGFVVVATVNAVNFVDGLDGLAAGVVGIGAIAFFVFSYELTRLNSADRATTAALLSVCLAGACLGFLVHNFHPARLFMGDSGSMLIGLVLSASAVTLTGQFSGSQLSQGGAGAQASLLPTLLPLLLPVSILLVPLLDLVLAVVRRTRAGRSPFAPDKEHLHHRLLEIGHSQRRAVAIMWLWAALVAFGTVLASLYAGPAIWISLAAATAVTVGLTFLLPVLHKPRVLEVLDEAPES; this is encoded by the coding sequence CGCGACGTGCACGACGAGCCGATCCCCTACCTCGGCGGGCTGGCGATGCTCGGCGGCCTGGTGGCGGCGTACCTGGTCGCGCGCGAGCTGCCCTTCCTCTCCCTCGGCGGCCCGTTGGTGTTCCGGGACGCCGGCGTGGTGCTGATCGCCGGGGCGCTGATCTGTGCGGTGGGGGTGCTCGACGACCTCTTCGAGCTCGACGCGCTCACCAAGCTCGGCGGCCAGGTCCTGGCCGCGGCGTTCCTCATCGGCTTCCAGATCCAGTACGTCTTCTTCCCCTGGACCGACGGCCAGCAGTTCTCGCTGGACGCCGCCCAAGGGGCGCTGCTGACCGGGTTCGTCGTCGTCGCGACCGTCAACGCGGTGAACTTCGTCGACGGCCTGGACGGCCTGGCCGCGGGCGTGGTCGGCATCGGGGCGATCGCGTTCTTCGTCTTCTCCTACGAGCTGACCCGGCTCAACAGCGCCGACCGGGCGACCACGGCAGCGCTGCTGAGCGTGTGCCTCGCCGGCGCCTGCCTGGGGTTCCTGGTGCACAACTTCCACCCGGCGCGGCTGTTCATGGGCGACAGCGGCTCGATGCTGATCGGGCTGGTGCTCTCCGCGAGCGCGGTGACGCTGACCGGCCAGTTCTCCGGCTCGCAGCTGAGCCAGGGCGGGGCCGGGGCCCAGGCGAGCCTGCTGCCCACGCTGCTGCCGCTGCTGCTGCCCGTCTCGATCCTGCTGGTGCCGCTGCTCGACCTGGTGCTGGCCGTCGTCCGCCGCACCCGGGCCGGGCGCTCGCCGTTCGCCCCGGACAAGGAGCACCTGCACCACCGGCTCCTGGAGATCGGCCACTCCCAGCGTCGCGCGGTGGCGATCATGTGGCTCTGGGCGGCGCTCGTGGCCTTCGGCACCGTGCTCGCCAGCCTGTACGCCGGCCCGGCGATCTGGATCTCGCTGGCGGCGGCGACCGCGGTGACCGTCGGGCTGACCTTCCTGCTGCCGGTGCTGCACAAGCCCCGGGTGCTCGAGGTGCTCGACGAGGCCCCCGAGTCCTGA